The following are encoded in a window of Pseudomonas multiresinivorans genomic DNA:
- a CDS encoding PA1571 family protein yields MSLQTHREPTPRPAPRNPQQPVGGSIIDAQGREVPITEDMIQRACQELDKTCEQPRR; encoded by the coding sequence ATGAGCCTGCAAACCCACCGTGAACCCACTCCCCGCCCCGCCCCGCGCAACCCGCAGCAGCCGGTCGGCGGCTCGATCATCGATGCCCAGGGCCGCGAGGTCCCGATCACCGAAGACATGATCCAGCGCGCCTGCCAGGAACTGGACAAGACCTGCGAGCAGCCACGCCGCTGA
- the pdxB gene encoding 4-phosphoerythronate dehydrogenase PdxB translates to MRILADENIPLVEAFFGAHGDIRRLPGRGIDRAALGDAEVLLVRSVTDVSRELLQGSQVKFVGTCTIGTDHLDLDYFAEAGIAWSSAPGCNARGVVDWVLGSLLALADVHGAKLAERRYGVIGAGQVGGRLVDVLRGLGWDVRVCDPPRAAAEGGDFRSLEEVLRECDVISLHTPLTRDGDNPTRHLIDAERLKALRPGTWLINASRGGVVDNTALRVHLESGANLDVALDVWEGEPEVNVRLAELCRIATPHIAGYSLDGKLRGTAQIYEAFCAWQQRAPEVDLDDLLPAQWLAELSLKEECDPDWALAMLCRAVYDPRSDDANFRRSLVGDTKTRRAAFDALRKHYPPRREITGLWVDIQGDSPRLESLLTALGANRVGE, encoded by the coding sequence ATGCGAATCCTTGCCGATGAAAACATTCCCCTGGTCGAAGCCTTCTTCGGAGCCCACGGCGATATTCGCCGTCTGCCGGGACGCGGCATCGACCGTGCCGCCCTGGGCGATGCCGAAGTGCTGCTGGTGCGCTCGGTGACAGACGTCAGCCGCGAGCTGCTCCAGGGCAGCCAGGTGAAGTTCGTCGGCACCTGTACCATCGGCACCGATCATCTCGATCTCGATTACTTTGCCGAGGCTGGTATCGCCTGGTCCAGTGCGCCGGGTTGCAATGCCCGTGGCGTGGTTGACTGGGTGCTGGGCAGCCTGCTGGCCCTGGCCGACGTGCACGGCGCGAAGCTCGCCGAACGCCGCTATGGCGTGATTGGCGCAGGGCAGGTGGGCGGTCGTCTGGTGGATGTGCTGCGCGGCTTGGGCTGGGATGTGCGCGTCTGCGATCCGCCGCGCGCGGCTGCCGAGGGCGGCGATTTCCGCAGCCTGGAGGAAGTGCTGCGCGAGTGCGACGTGATCAGCCTGCACACGCCGCTGACCCGCGACGGCGACAACCCGACTCGCCACCTGATCGACGCCGAGCGCCTCAAGGCGCTGCGCCCCGGCACCTGGCTGATCAATGCCAGCCGCGGCGGCGTGGTCGACAACACCGCACTACGCGTTCACCTGGAATCCGGCGCGAATCTCGACGTGGCGCTGGATGTCTGGGAAGGCGAGCCGGAGGTCAATGTGCGTCTGGCCGAACTCTGCCGCATCGCGACGCCGCACATCGCCGGCTACAGCCTCGACGGCAAGCTGCGGGGCACGGCGCAGATCTACGAGGCGTTCTGCGCCTGGCAGCAGCGCGCGCCGGAAGTCGATCTCGACGACCTGCTGCCCGCACAGTGGCTGGCCGAATTGAGCCTCAAGGAAGAGTGCGACCCGGACTGGGCGCTGGCGATGCTCTGCCGTGCGGTCTATGACCCGCGCAGCGACGACGCCAACTTCCGTCGCAGCCTGGTAGGCGATACCAAGACCCGGCGGGCGGCCTTCGATGCGCTGCGCAAGCATTACCCGCCGCGGCGCGAGATCACCGGGCTATGGGTGGACATCCAGGGTGATTCGCCGCGCCTGGAAAGCCTGCTGACCGCCTTGGGCGCCAACCGGGTCGGGGAGTAG
- a CDS encoding MATE family efflux transporter, producing the protein MTSLTQPVSRGRRTATELKELLTLAAPIMIAQLATTAMGFVDAVMAGSVGPRDLAAVALGNSIWIPVFLLMTGTLLATTAKVAQRYGSGDQAGTGPLVRQALWLALLVGPLAGATLWLLSEPVLRAMKVEEALIEPSCFYLRGIACGLPAVALYHVLRCYSDGLGRTRPSMVLGICGLMLNIPINYVLIYGHLGFPALGGPGCGWATGSVMWFMLLGMLFWVNWAKVYQPSQLFSHWELPQPKVIGSLVAVGLPIGIAVFAESSIFSVIALLIGELGEKVVAGHQVALNFSALVFMIPYSLAMAVTVRVGQSLGAGAPRDARFAAGVGMGAALAYACISASGMLLMREHIAGLYTQDPEVLALAATLLVFSALFQFSDAVQVTAAGALRGYQDTRATMIMTLFAYWGIGLPVGYSLGLAHWLQEPTGPRGLWEGLIVGLTCAAVMLCIRLSRSAKRQIVLNERRVAG; encoded by the coding sequence GTGACCAGCCTCACCCAGCCCGTCTCCCGCGGACGGCGCACCGCCACCGAACTCAAGGAACTGCTGACCCTCGCAGCGCCCATCATGATCGCCCAGCTGGCCACTACCGCCATGGGCTTCGTCGATGCGGTGATGGCCGGCAGCGTCGGCCCGCGTGACCTCGCGGCTGTGGCGCTGGGCAACTCGATCTGGATTCCGGTGTTCCTGCTGATGACCGGCACCCTGCTCGCCACCACTGCCAAGGTGGCCCAGCGCTATGGTTCCGGCGATCAGGCCGGGACCGGCCCGTTGGTGCGCCAGGCTCTGTGGCTGGCCCTGCTGGTCGGCCCGCTGGCGGGCGCGACACTGTGGCTGCTCTCCGAGCCGGTACTGCGGGCGATGAAGGTCGAGGAAGCGCTGATCGAGCCCAGTTGCTTCTACCTGCGTGGTATCGCCTGCGGCCTGCCGGCGGTGGCCCTGTACCACGTGCTGCGCTGCTACAGCGACGGCCTGGGGCGCACCCGGCCAAGCATGGTGCTGGGCATCTGCGGGCTGATGCTGAACATCCCGATCAACTACGTGCTGATCTACGGCCACCTCGGCTTCCCGGCCCTTGGCGGCCCCGGCTGCGGCTGGGCAACCGGCTCGGTGATGTGGTTCATGCTGCTGGGCATGCTGTTCTGGGTGAACTGGGCCAAGGTCTACCAGCCGAGCCAGTTGTTCAGCCACTGGGAACTGCCGCAGCCGAAGGTGATCGGCAGCCTGGTGGCGGTGGGCCTGCCCATCGGCATCGCGGTATTCGCCGAATCCAGCATCTTCTCGGTGATCGCCCTGCTGATCGGCGAGCTCGGCGAGAAGGTTGTCGCCGGGCACCAGGTGGCGCTGAACTTCAGCGCGCTGGTATTCATGATCCCCTACTCGCTGGCCATGGCCGTGACGGTGCGCGTCGGCCAGTCGCTGGGCGCCGGCGCCCCGCGCGATGCGCGCTTCGCCGCCGGCGTGGGCATGGGCGCGGCGTTGGCGTACGCCTGCATCTCCGCCAGCGGCATGCTGCTGATGCGCGAGCACATCGCCGGGCTCTACACCCAGGACCCGGAAGTGCTGGCCCTGGCCGCTACGCTGCTGGTGTTCTCGGCGCTGTTCCAGTTCTCCGATGCTGTGCAGGTCACCGCCGCCGGCGCCCTGCGCGGCTACCAGGACACCCGCGCGACCATGATCATGACCCTGTTCGCCTACTGGGGCATCGGCCTGCCGGTGGGCTACAGCCTTGGCCTGGCCCACTGGCTGCAGGAACCCACCGGCCCGCGCGGCCTGTGGGAAGGCCTGATCGTCGGCCTGACCTGTGCAGCGGTGATGCTGTGCATCCGCCTGTCGCGCAGCGCCAAGCGGCAGATCGTGCTGAACGAGAGGCGCGTGGCGGGATAG
- the rhtA gene encoding threonine/homoserine exporter RhtA, whose translation MPRSRFLSTVFPILILIVSMASIQTGASVAKSLFPVLGAEGVTSMRLVFAAILLLAILRPWRTSLRGKPLKPLFIYGVTLGLMNLTFYMALQTIPLGVAVALEFTGPLAVALFYSRKPIDFLWIAIAVVGLGLLLPIADFGNGIDPKGAALALGAGVCWGLYIIFGQRAGNDLGAQGAALGITIAAICVAPIGLAHSGMALFDVSLFPALLGVAILSSALPYTLEMVALTRLPARTFGTLMSIEPAFGALSGLFFLGEQLTSHQWLAICAIIVASVGTTLSSRPKPALVTD comes from the coding sequence ATGCCTCGCTCTCGCTTTCTTTCCACTGTCTTTCCCATCCTCATCCTGATCGTGTCGATGGCCTCGATCCAGACCGGTGCGTCCGTCGCCAAGAGCCTGTTCCCGGTGCTCGGCGCGGAAGGCGTGACCTCCATGCGCCTGGTCTTCGCCGCCATCCTCCTGCTGGCTATCCTGCGGCCGTGGCGAACCTCCCTGCGCGGCAAGCCGCTCAAGCCGCTGTTCATCTATGGCGTGACGCTGGGCCTGATGAACCTGACTTTCTATATGGCGCTGCAGACCATCCCGCTGGGTGTCGCCGTTGCCCTGGAGTTCACCGGGCCGCTGGCGGTGGCGCTGTTCTACTCGCGCAAACCCATCGACTTCCTGTGGATCGCCATCGCGGTGGTCGGTCTTGGCCTGCTACTGCCGATCGCCGACTTCGGCAACGGCATCGACCCCAAGGGCGCCGCGCTGGCGTTGGGAGCGGGGGTCTGCTGGGGGCTCTACATCATCTTCGGCCAGCGCGCCGGCAATGACCTGGGCGCCCAGGGCGCGGCGCTGGGCATCACTATTGCGGCGATCTGCGTAGCGCCAATCGGCCTCGCGCACAGCGGCATGGCGCTGTTCGATGTCAGCCTGTTCCCGGCGCTGCTGGGCGTGGCGATCCTCTCCAGCGCCTTGCCCTACACCCTGGAAATGGTTGCGCTCACCCGTTTGCCTGCACGCACTTTCGGCACCCTGATGAGCATCGAGCCCGCGTTCGGTGCGTTGTCCGGCTTGTTCTTCCTCGGTGAGCAACTGACCTCGCACCAGTGGCTCGCCATCTGCGCCATCATCGTGGCCTCTGTTGGGACGACGCTGAGCAGCCGGCCGAAGCCGGCGCTGGTGACTGACTGA
- a CDS encoding helix-turn-helix domain-containing protein encodes MRNIMRKKARMSNILPTPSERPSVLVHVADNVKTHRRSAGLSQDALAKASGVSRRMLVGIEGGDNNVSLATLDRIAAALHVTFADLVRPPATGGLTRVDAVAWGGQQPDSRGTLLASTPATRQAELWHWALAPGDRYNAEPDAEGWYDMAYVIEGRLTIVLAEETVEVEAGGFHVFKSNQPFSYQNLGDVLVRFVRNVVN; translated from the coding sequence ATGCGCAACATAATGCGCAAAAAGGCCAGAATGAGCAATATACTGCCCACCCCTTCTGAACGTCCCAGCGTGCTGGTCCACGTCGCCGATAACGTGAAGACGCACCGTCGTAGCGCCGGCCTCAGCCAGGACGCGCTGGCCAAGGCCTCGGGCGTCAGCCGGCGGATGCTGGTCGGCATCGAGGGAGGCGACAACAACGTCAGCCTCGCGACCCTCGACCGCATCGCCGCCGCGCTGCACGTGACCTTCGCCGACCTGGTACGCCCACCGGCTACCGGCGGCCTGACCCGCGTAGACGCCGTAGCCTGGGGCGGCCAGCAGCCCGACAGCCGCGGCACCCTCCTTGCCAGCACACCCGCCACGCGCCAAGCCGAACTCTGGCACTGGGCACTCGCCCCCGGCGACCGCTACAACGCCGAGCCCGACGCCGAAGGCTGGTACGACATGGCCTATGTCATCGAGGGCCGGCTGACCATTGTCCTCGCCGAGGAGACGGTGGAAGTCGAGGCCGGTGGGTTTCATGTATTCAAGAGCAACCAGCCGTTTTCCTACCAGAACCTTGGGGATGTGCTGGTGCGGTTTGTGCGGAACGTTGTGAATTGA
- the phnX gene encoding phosphonoacetaldehyde hydrolase has product MNYEQPKQLQAAILDWAGTVVDFGSFAPTQIFVEAFAEFGVQVSLEEARGPMGMGKWDHIRTLCDIPAIAERYKAKFGRVPSDDDVTAIYERFMPLQIEKIAEHSALIPGALEAIATLRKGGLKIGSCSGYPAVVMEKVVALAKTNGYVADHVVATDEVPNGRPHPAQALANVIALGINDVAACVKVDDTWPGILEGRSAGMWTVALTCSGNALGLTYEQYKALPAQKLEQERRRIGQMFEGSRPHYLIDTIAELPAVIADINARLARGEMPQSS; this is encoded by the coding sequence ATGAACTACGAACAACCCAAGCAACTGCAAGCCGCCATCCTCGACTGGGCTGGCACCGTGGTCGATTTCGGCTCCTTCGCGCCGACCCAGATCTTCGTCGAGGCCTTCGCCGAGTTCGGCGTGCAGGTCAGCCTGGAAGAAGCCCGCGGCCCGATGGGCATGGGCAAGTGGGACCACATCCGTACTCTGTGCGACATCCCGGCCATCGCCGAGCGCTACAAGGCCAAGTTCGGCCGCGTGCCGAGCGACGATGACGTCACCGCCATCTACGAGCGCTTCATGCCGCTGCAGATCGAGAAGATCGCCGAGCACTCGGCGCTGATTCCCGGCGCGCTGGAAGCCATCGCCACCCTGCGCAAGGGCGGGCTGAAGATCGGCTCCTGCTCCGGCTACCCGGCGGTGGTGATGGAGAAGGTCGTGGCGCTGGCCAAGACCAACGGCTACGTCGCCGACCACGTGGTCGCCACCGACGAGGTACCGAACGGCCGCCCGCACCCGGCACAGGCGCTGGCCAACGTGATCGCTCTGGGCATCAACGATGTCGCGGCCTGCGTGAAGGTCGACGACACCTGGCCGGGCATCCTCGAAGGCCGCAGCGCCGGCATGTGGACTGTGGCGCTGACCTGCTCGGGCAACGCCCTGGGCCTGACCTATGAGCAGTACAAGGCGCTACCGGCCCAGAAGCTGGAGCAGGAACGCCGCCGCATCGGCCAGATGTTCGAAGGCTCGCGGCCGCACTATCTGATCGACACCATCGCCGAACTGCCGGCGGTGATTGCCGATATCAATGCGCGGTTGGCGCGGGGCGAGATGCCTCAAAGCAGCTGA
- a CDS encoding 2-aminoethylphosphonate--pyruvate transaminase: MSTAERAPILLTPGPLTTSPRTRRAMMVDWGSWDADFNELTADVCKRLLAIIHGEATHTCVPLQGSGTFSVEAAVGTLVPRDGKVLVLINGAYGKRLAKICQVIGREFSTFETEEDVPTTAADVDRLLTEDPSVTHVALIHCETSTGILNPLQDIAKVIESHGKRLIIDAMSSFGALDIDARQVPFDALIAASGKCLEGVPGMGFVFARSTALNASAGNCHSLSMDLQDQQAYMAKTGQWRFTPPTHVVAALHEALTQYEEEGGLAARHQRYANNCQTLLSEMARLGLRSFLPAEIQAPIIVTFHAPRDSRYNFTEFYGRVREKGFILYPGKLTQVETFRVGCIGQVDASGMRAAVAAIAETLKEMEVFEI; encoded by the coding sequence ATGAGCACTGCCGAGCGAGCCCCCATCCTGCTGACTCCCGGTCCGCTGACCACGTCCCCCCGCACCCGTCGCGCCATGATGGTCGACTGGGGTTCGTGGGACGCCGACTTCAACGAGCTGACCGCCGATGTGTGCAAGCGCCTGCTGGCGATCATCCACGGCGAGGCGACCCACACCTGCGTGCCCCTGCAGGGCAGCGGCACCTTCTCCGTCGAGGCCGCCGTGGGCACCCTGGTGCCGCGTGATGGCAAGGTGCTGGTGCTGATCAACGGCGCCTACGGCAAGCGCCTGGCGAAAATCTGCCAGGTGATCGGCCGCGAGTTCAGCACCTTCGAAACCGAAGAAGACGTGCCGACCACCGCCGCCGACGTCGATCGCCTGCTCACTGAAGACCCCAGCGTCACCCACGTCGCGCTGATCCATTGCGAGACCAGCACCGGCATCCTCAACCCGCTGCAGGACATCGCCAAGGTCATCGAATCCCACGGCAAGCGCCTGATCATCGACGCCATGAGCTCCTTCGGCGCCCTCGATATCGACGCCCGCCAGGTGCCCTTCGATGCACTGATCGCCGCCTCCGGCAAGTGTCTGGAAGGTGTGCCGGGGATGGGCTTCGTCTTCGCCCGCAGCACCGCACTGAACGCCAGTGCCGGCAACTGCCATTCGCTGTCCATGGACTTGCAGGACCAGCAGGCCTACATGGCCAAGACCGGCCAGTGGCGCTTCACTCCGCCGACCCACGTGGTCGCCGCGCTGCACGAAGCGCTGACCCAGTACGAGGAGGAGGGTGGCCTTGCCGCCCGTCATCAGCGTTACGCAAACAATTGCCAGACTCTGCTCAGCGAGATGGCCAGGTTGGGTTTGCGCAGCTTCCTGCCGGCCGAGATCCAGGCGCCGATCATCGTCACCTTCCACGCGCCGCGCGATAGCCGTTACAACTTCACCGAGTTCTACGGCCGGGTGCGCGAGAAGGGTTTCATCCTCTACCCGGGCAAGCTGACCCAGGTGGAAACCTTCCGCGTCGGCTGCATAGGCCAGGTCGACGCCAGCGGCATGCGCGCCGCCGTCGCGGCCATCGCCGAGACGCTGAAGGAAATGGAAGTCTTCGAAATCTGA